CCGGTCAGCGACCCGATTACAGTGATATCAAGGTTTATCTTGACTCACCCCAGACTTTGATTGATACCAATTTCAGCGCCGGCAACAGTTATTGCAAAGCCGTGCTGTGTCTACTGGCCTATCAGGAACCAAAGGATTTTCAGGATAACGGCAAGGTTATTCTCGATAACTCATGGCTGAAGGTGGCCAGCAGCAAGAATTATCACCACTTCTTCCCCAAGGCTTACCTGAAAAACAGGACGGTGCTCAACAGCAACAGTCTGATCAATATCACCTTTGTCAGCGACCACCTGAACAAGCGCAAGATCGGTGCCAAAGCACCGTCACAATACATTGCTGATTTCCAGGACGAGAACAGCCAGATTGACAAGGCACTGCAAACTCACTTTATTGCCTTGGGAGGCTTTGGCATCGAAAGCAACGATTACGAGACCTTTTTACAGGCGCGCGCGAGGCTCATCTATCAGGAGCTGAAATCGCGCATTGATCTCAGCCATAAGGAGCCCGCCAATGAAGAAGTTCAAGAGCTAATCCTAGCGGGCGAAAGCGATACCGTTGAATTCAAGTCAACGTTGCGTTATGACCTGCGAACCAAAGAAGTCAACAAGAAGCTCGAATACGTGATTGCCAAAACAATTGCAGCCTTTATGAACAGTGAAGGCGGTAACCTCTTTATCGGGGTTGATGATAACCAGAACATGCTGGGTCTGGTTGATGACATGTCTACCCTATCAAAGCCCAATATCGATGGTTTTGAACTGCATTTGGTTGAAGTCATCAAGAAATACATCGGCGCAGGGCTGATCTCTCATGTAAAGATCAGTTTCCCAACCGTTGAAGACATGCAGATATGCCGTATCAAGGTATCTAAAAGCGGCAAACCGGTATTTACCCAATATGAAGGGAGAGAAGACTTTTTCGTGCGCAGCGGCTGCTCCTCGCAACCTTTAGGTCGTGAAGAACAAAGCGCCTATGAAAAATCTCACTGGAGTAATAAGTAACATGGCAAACGTATCAGGCATCGTAAAATCCGCTCGTAAAATCATGCGCCAGGACACTGGCACCGGCAGCGACGAGCTGCGCATCCTGCAATTGGGCTGGATGCTGTTTCTAAAAATTTTTAGTGACAAGGACAAAGAGCTGGAGTTGATGGACGACAACTATACATCGCCCATTCCCGCTGAACTGCACTGGGACGAATGGGCCGGGGATGACGAAGGCATGACCGGTGACGAGCTGTTGAAGTTTGTCGATCGCAAGCTGTTCCCGACCCTGTCGGAAATAGACCTCTCCAGCGGCAATCGCCGTGCTGTATTGGTGCATGAAGTATTTGCCAACAACTACAACTACATGAAGTCCGGCATTCATCTGCGGCAGGTGATCAACAAGCTGAACGAAATCGACTTCAACAACAGCAAAGACCTGCACTTGTTCGGCCAGATCTATGAAACCTTCCTGAGCGAACTGCAAAGCGCCGGCACTCTGGGCGAGTTTTATACTCCACGCGCTGTAACCCAGTTTATGACTGAAATGGTTAATCCCGCTCACGGCGAGACCGTGCTTGACCCCGCCTGTGGCACCGGTGGCTTCCTGACAGCGGTGATTGAACACCTGAAGGCCAGTGCCAGCACGGTGGCCGAGCGCGAAGCCATTGCCCACAATGTGCGCGGCTGGGAATACAAACCCTTGCCCTACATGCTGGCCAACACCAACCTGATCCTGCACGACATCATCACCCCCAGCATCCAGTTTGGTGACTCGCTGCAACGGCCCTTGAGCGAATATACGCGCAAAGACCGGGTAGACGTGATCATCGCCAATCCGCCCTTTGGTGGCGTGGTTTCCAACAATAATGAGAACAACTTCCCGCAAACCTACCGCACCAAGGAATCGGCAGACCTGTTTTTGATTCTGATGATCCACTTGCTCAAGGACGGTGGCCGCGCTGCCATTGTCTTGCCCGATGGTTCCCTTACCGGTGATGGCGTCAAACAACGCATCCGCCAAAAACTGCTGGAAGACTGTAACCTGCACACCATCGTGCGCCTGCCCAACTCCGTGTTTCAGCCCTATGCCTCGGTGGCCACCAACCTGCTGTTTTTTACCAAGGGCGAGCCGACCCAGAACATCTGGTATTACGAGCACAAATTGCCGGAAGGTTACAAGGCCTATTCTAAAACCAAGCCGATTCAATTAGCCGAGTTCGAGACCCTGAAAAGTTGGTGGGCAAACCGTGAAGCCAACGAGCAGGCGTGGCAGGTGAATATCGACACCATCAAGGCCAACGGCTACAACCTCGACATCAAAAACCCGCACCGCGCCGAGGAAGAAAAGCAGCACAGCAGTACCGAACTGCTAGACCTGTTGCATCAGTCCTTTGCTAAGGGAGATGAATTGCTGGAGCAATTGCGGAAGGAGTTGGTGTAGTGGCTGTTTGGAAAAAAGTAAAAGTTGGAGACTTCCTTTTTGAACGTGAGGGGAGGTATAAGCCTGATGCAAAGGAAATTCAAGGGCTCCAGCGGATAGACAAAATTGATTTCTCTGGGAATTTTCACGTCGCAAACAAGCCCAGTAAAACGGACATGATCCTGATTAAATCGGGCGATTTGGTCATTTCAGGAATCAACGTTGCTAAAGGTGCCTTGGGCGTGTATCACGGTGACGCTGATGTCACAGCGACCATTCACTACTCATCGTATACCTTTGATGAAAGCAAAGTCAGTGTTGAGTTTTTCAAGCGCTTTCTGAAGTCGCCAATCTTTATTCAATTGCTGAAAGAGCAGGTGAAAGGTGGCATTAAAACCGAAATAAAACCCAAACATCTTTTGCCGCTTGAAATCATGTTGCCAGATATAGATGAGCAACTATCTATTCTCAGTCAGTTTCAACGTATTGAAAATGAAGATGCTGAATTGAAACATGAACTAACCCATCAACAAGTCCTGCTGAAAAAACTGCGCCAACAGATTTTGCAGGAAGCCATTGAAGGCAAACTCACCGCCGGCTGGCGAGCTCAAAACCCCGATGTGGAACCGGCCAGCGAACTACTCAAGCGCATCGCCGCCGAAAAAGCGCAACTGGTTAAAGAGAAAAAAATCAAAGCGCAGAAACCAATGACAGCGATAACGGACGATGAAAAGACGTTTGAACTTCCAGAGGGTTGGGAGTGGTGCCGGTTGGGGGACGTTGCAGAAATCAAGGTTGGTGCAACACCAGACCGAAATAATCCTGAGTATTGGGGTGGGACGATACATTGGGTGTCAAGCGGCGAAGTCGCCAATAATTATATTGGCAATACGAGAGAGAAAATAACTCACAAAGCATTAGGCGAATCATCCGCAAGGATAAATCCAAAAGGGAGTGTTCTCGTCGCCATGATAGGGCAGGGAAAAACGAGAGGGCAGACCGCAATCCTGAATATTGACGCGGCCACTAACCAAAACGTATGTGCAATTCGACCGCATGATGGAATTATTCCTGAAATTGTCTGGTATTTTTTCTTGTCTCGTTATCCTGATTCCGTGACTTAAAACTCAGCTTCGCATCTCCACACACCTGTAACCACGCGGCCTGCGGCGGTAATATGGACGCCATTCTCGATTCACCCAGACAGTGATATCTGACTATGCGTACCTTCAAGCTGGAACAGTCCAAAACCGAGATTATCACACCCCACGGCGGTCTGGCGCTGGTTGGCCACAGTGTCAACAGAATGACCTCCCTGGCCAAAACCTCGCGCGCCATCGTCAAGCGCCATGGCATCGCTAACATCGATCTTATTCGCACCTACCTGGGGTTGATTTGCCTTGGCAAGAGCGACTTCGAAGCGGTCGAGCACGCACGCCATGACCCCTTCTTTAAAGCGGCCATGGGCATCAAGCAATCACCTTCATCCGCTCGGCTGCGTCAGCGTTTTGATGAAGATGCCTGCGCACTGATCCCGTTGTTGGATGAAGCCAGTGTCGAGTTTCTGTGTAATGCGTCGGTGCCTGTCGGCACGCTTGCCACCGGTCACGCGCCGCTGGATATAGACGTATTCCCCATGGACAACAGCAACACTAAAAAAGAGGGCGTGGCCTACACCTACAAGGGGCATGACGGCTACGCCCCCATCGCGGCCTACCTGGGCACGGAGGGCTGGTGTCTGGGCTGTGAGCTGCGACCGGGTAACCAACACGCCAACAAGGAGTTTATCCACACCCTCGACCGGGTGCTGCCTCGGGTCCGTCAGCTGACCGATGCACCGCTACTGGTACGGCTTGACAGTGCCCATGATGCCGCCGAGAACCGCGCGTACTTCCGTACGCACGGGGTGGACTATCTGATCAAGTGGAACCCTCGCTCACAAGACGGTTTGGCCTGGGTGGACAAGGCTCATGCTGCCGGCGCACTCTGGTGCCATACCCGGCCGGGCAAAATGGAAACGCTGGTGAGCGAATCGCTGGATGGCACTGACGACCGCCTGATCGTCAAGGTGACGGTGCGCCACAGTGACAGTACAGGGCAGCTGTTCCTGGAGCCCGAGGTGAGCCTGGAAGGCTGGATGACTTCGCTCAAGCCGGACGCGGCGGATCATGCCAAGGTGATTGCGCTCTACCAGGATCACGCCACCAGCGAACAGTTCCACAGTGAGTTCAAGACTGATCTGGATCTCGAACGTTTGCCGTCAGGGAAGTTCGATACCAACGACCTGGTCATGGCGTTTGCCGTACTGGGCTACAACATATTGCGCTGGATGGGACAGCACGCACTGCTGGGACCGGATGCGCCGGTGCGTCATCCGGCCAAACGTCGGCGGCTAAAAACCGTCATGCAGGAGCTGATGTATATGGCCTGCCGCCTGGTCAGCAGCGGCCGCCGTCTTTACCTGCGTTTTGGCCAACATTGCCCCGGGTTCAGGGCGTTCGGTTGCATCTACGAGTCGGTCTGATCCACTCGGCTTAACTCACCTCGTTCAACCGCCAAGCCACAAAGCGCCATGCATGGCAGGATGTTTTGTGGTTCCCGATAGCATTCAGAGCAAAAAAACGTCGGAGAAGACGGTGAATGATGCTGCAGTAGCGCAGATGCGGCGGCAGAATCCGGATAAGATCGAGCGGTGTTAAAGAATGTGGTTATATTCAATGCGGTGGCACGGCAATAGCAGATGAATTCACTGATTCAGGGTTATGAAAAAACACGGAGCGGCGCATCAGGAGGAAACCAACCAGCTCTGAACGGAATTAAAATCCGAAACACTGTATTCGGACTGCCTTCGATAGCTGAGGCTAACGAGATCATTCAAAAGTTACGAGACATGGAATGCCTAATCAATCAAATTGAAAGTCAAATAATCAAAAATAAAACCCATGCCAATCAGCTAATGCAGGCGATATTAAAAGAAGCCTTTAGCCATAACCGCGAATCCGAATCCACGGCGGTAAAGAGCAAAGCCGGCGCTGATACCCCGGAGGTCGCAGGTGCTTAACCGGCTTGCCAAGCTGGCGCTGGTATCCACGGCATTGGCACCCATCTGCCTGACACTGTGGTTTGTTGAAATCAGCAGTGCTTGGCAGCGCGACGTGCCGTGGTCGGAGAATCTGGCAGACCATTGGCTGGTGGGCAGCGGCTATTTGCTAGCCGCGCTGGTTTTGAGTGGCCTGTGCTTTGGTCTGGTCTGGCTGTCGGCCTCGCGCTACGGGCTGGAGCGGTTGCCGGTGAAGATCAAATCGGTCAAAACTGTGGACAAGGAGATCGTCGGCTTTTTGCTGGTATACCTGCTGCCGCTGATCAATCAGAGCCAGAGCACCATCAGCGTGCCGGTATTGGTGTTTGTGGCGGTGATCTTCTTCTTTATCGTCTACAACTCCCATGCCTACCACTTCAATCCCTTACTGGGTTTTTTTGGCTATCACTTCTTTGAAGTAACCATTGAGGGCGACATCACCTATGTGTTGATCACCCGCCAGAACATAACCGACTGCAAAGCCGTATCGCAGGTGGTGCAATTAACCGAATACATGATCCTGGATGCTAACCATGCAAAATAACAATAATCCCTCCAACCTGTTCGCTTTGGTGGACGATGAAGATACGCCCATCCGACGTATTCCACTGACTCCGGCTCTCAATACCGAACTGGCAAAACTCTTTGCCAAACAGCAGGCCGAACTACTTAACGACAGGCAGCCCATCGCCTTCACGGGCAGCTACAACGTGGATGAGGGCGAGATCTTTACCATTGCTGATTACCCGCTACCACCCGCCATCGGCCAGGCCATAGGCAATCCGCTCACTTGTCCAGTGCTGAATCTCACCACCGAAACGCACCGCATCAAAGCGCTGTTTAGCGGCACATGGTCAGCCGCCAACAAAACAGTCAACTTTCAGGTCTTCGATGCTGGCAAGTTACTCAAGCGTGGCTTTACCCTGATAGGCAGCGGCGATACCTACAAAAAACTGGAAGAGCCGGGGCTGATATTGCAAGACAAACTGACAGCCCATTTCCATTACGGGACTCTACATTTCAGCTCCTATCACAATACCAAACGCTTTCTGGATCTGGCCGATTACTACCGCGAAGCCACCGACACCGATCTGGACGATTTTGCTGCTACCGACCTCTTCGCCTTTGAAGACCAGGCGAGCTTCAAGGAGCAGGCTGACTCCATCATTCGCAAGAAAATTGCCCTGTTGCAAAAGAATGAAGTCCTGAAAGACCTCACTGTCGCTGATATCCAAACCGTCGCCAACAACTTCAATGCCGAACTGCCCGAAGAACACCATATCGGCATTACGGTCAACGATGACGGCAAACTGGTTATCCCGGAAGACAAGAAACAAATGAAAGAACTCATCCGTTTTTTAGACGAGGACTATGTAACGGCGCCGTTAACGAAGCGAAAATGCCTTACCAACTCCAAGCAGTATCTGTGATCCGCTGATGGAAAGGGCATATTACAAGCGCATGTTGTCGGAAGATAACAGCCACTACGCGGCTCGAACCTTTTAAGCTACGCTTATTTCGTCCGGTGTGCAAAGCGTTAACCCTTCCAGCCATCCCACTTGCATAACTCCGTCAATGACGTATATTGGTGGTCATGTTTACCATCATCGAAACCCCTACATTCGAAGTAGATGCCAGAAAAATCTGGACTGAGGACGAACGGAACGCGTTCTTCGCCTGGTTGGCAGCCAATCCGGAAATTGGCGACCCAATTCCTGGTAGCGGCGGTTGTAGAAAAGTTCGATGGTCGGTAGCGGGTTCAGGGAAGCGTGGTGGGGTGCGAGTCATCTACTTCACCAGGTTGGCTAATGGCGAGATCTGGTTATTGGTGATCTACAAAAAGGCCGTTAAGGAAAACATACCCGCGCATATCCTGAAGTCGATACGTGAGGTACTGGAAAATGAGTGATGAGACCCTGAGTGCAGAGGAGCTTGGCAACAAGTTGCTCCAGTCTGTTAAGGAGATGAAGACAGGCAAAGCGGCGAGAATCAGTCGCGTTGAGCCTAACGAGGTTGCAGAGGCGCGCGGCAAAACTGGGCTAACCCAGATTGAGTTTGCTGAGGTACTGCATATTTCTCCACGTACCTTGCAGGAATGGGAGCAAGGTCGACGGAAACCTTCTGGTCCGGCAAAGGCGCTCATCGAGATTGCGTTTCGCCATCCAGAGATTATTCGGGAAGATCTCGAGCTTAGGGGTTAACCCGTTTTTGCATGGACGAGGCCATTAAAAATTTTGAATGCTCTTCAAGACGGGGCCGCTATCTGTTGCATCAGGTCTCGGTTCTGAAGGACGTGGAGAGTTTCTTGCTCTTTTCCCCAGTCTTCAGCACTCACGATCACGAAAGCCTCTCCGGCACGACGTGTCACCTTTAGGGGCTCATGTTTACTAATAACCTGTTCTACAAGGCTTTTCAGGTTGTCCATGAACTTGTTTACACTGGCGTTAGCTGAAATAATCAACATGTCCCTTATGTTGTACATGTTAGGTTTGAAGGCTATACTTGTCCTGTAAAGCGTACATGTGGAGGTCGTATGAGAATTGTGTCTTTTACGGAAGCAAGAAATAGTCTGAAAGCGGTTTTGGATTCCGTCGTTAATGACGCAGATACAGCAATCATTACTCGCCGTGATTCGGAAGATGCTGTTGTTATGTCGTTAGACTACTACAACAGTCTGATGGAAACGGTGCACTTGCTGCGTTCACCTGCAAATGCTGACCATTTGAATCGCTCAATCGAACAATTCAAAGCAGGCAAGGTAACCTGCAGAGACTTGATTGATGAGTAGTCGTTTACTGTCATGGACTGACGAATCCTGGAGCGATTACCTTTATTGGCAAACCCAGGACAAAAAAACGCTCAAACGAATAAACAAGCTTATAAGCGATGTCAGGCGCTCACCGTTTGAAGGTATTGGTAAGCCAGAGCAGCTAAAGGAGAACTTGGCTGGTTTTTGGTCCCGACGAATAGATGATACGAATCGATTGGTCTACGCAGTTGATGATAAAGCGATTACGATCATCTCGTGTCGTTACCACTATTGAATTCGGCTCTTGTCCAGGATAGCCAATGCTTTGCTGTACCGGAAAATAACTCGCTTTAGTTCGTCATTTTCTGAACGCTCTTCGAGACGGGGCTGGTTGCAGGCGGTGACCGGCTCCGAATCATGATGACAGGCGAGTCGTCGGTGTTAGGATTCTTCCACCGCTTTGCGCTATAATCGCGCCTTTCTTAACCCCTGTCGGCGCTCGCCCTCAGGCTCAATCCTGAACAGTTGATCCCTATGTCTGCACACACACCCAAAGTTGGTTTTGTCAGCCTTGGCTGCCCCAAGGCGCTGGTTGATTCCGAACGTATTCTCACCCAGTTGCGCTCCGATGGTTACGAGGTGGTGCCCTCCTATGATCAGGCGGATCTGGTAGTGGTGAACACCTGTGGCTTTATCGACGCAGCCAAAGCGGAATCCCTGGAAGCGATTGGCGAGGCCCTGAACGAAAACGGCAAGGTGATCGTGACCGGATGCATGGGCGCGCAGGCGGATGAGATTACCAATATCCACCCGCAGGTGCTGGCCGTGACCGGGCCGCAGCAGTATGAGCAGGTTGTAGGTTCGGTGCATCAGTACCTGCCCAAGCCCGAGCGCAAGCATGAGCCGTTCATCGATCTGGTGCCACCGCAGGGGATCAAGCTGACACCGCGTCATTATGCCTACCTGAAAATATCGGAAGGCTGTAACCACCGCTGTACCTTCTGCATCATTCCTTCACTGCGCGGCGATCTGGTATCGCGTCCGGTGGGCGATGTGATGGATGAGGCCGAGCGTCTGGTGAATGCCGGGGTACAGGAGCTGTTGGTGGTGTCGCAGGACACCAGTGCCTACGGCGTAGATACCAAATACCGTACTGGCTTTTGGCAGGGGCGTCCGCTCAAGACCCGCATGAAAGAGCTGTGCGAAGCGATGGGTGATCTGGGCGCCTGGGTGCGTCTGCACTACGTCTATCCCTATCCGCACGTGGATGATGTGATTCCGCTGATGGCCGAGGGCAAGATCCTGCCCTATCTGGACATACCGTTCCAGCACGCGCATCCGGATGTGCTGCGTGCCATGAAGCGTCCGGCCGCCAGCGAGAAAACGCTGGATCGCATCAATGCCTGGCGCGACATCTGCCCCGACATCACGCTGCGCTCCACCTTTATCGTCGGCTTCCCGGGCGAGACCGATGCGCAGTTCGAGTACCTGCTCGACTTCCTGGATGAGGCTCAGCTGGATCGTGTAGGCTGCTTCACCTATTCACCGGTAGAGGGCGCGACCGCCAATGCGATTCACCCTGCTGTACCTGAAGAGGTGAAAGAGGAGCGTCTGGCGCGCTTCATGGAGAAGCAGGCGGCCATCAGCGCGCGCAAGCTGCAACAGAAGATTGGCCGCGAGCTTGAAGTGTTGATCGATGAAGTCGGTCTGGATGGCTCCATCGGCCGTACCCAGGCGGATGCACCGGAAATCGACGGGCAGATCTATCTGCTGGACGACGTGGGCGTGAAGCCGGGCGACCGGGTGCGTGTGCGTGTGACCGATGCAGACGAGCACGACCTGTGGGGCGAGCGCATCAAGTCCTGAGTTCCGTTTTACCCCTGATCCACGCCAAACCCGGGTGCGTAACGTGATGGCCCGGGTTTTGCTTATGGGTTAGGCCACATCCCGCATGTTTATCGAGGTTATTATGCAGTATTCACTCTTTCCCTGGTTTCAGCCGATCGTGGAGATTGCCACCGGTCGTGTTGCAGGTTACGAGGTACTGGCCAGACGCAAGGATGAACAGGGTCGGGTTGTATCGGCGGGAGCCGTGTTTCAGGATGCAACGCTGCCGGCAGCGGAGCGCCTTCAGCTGGATCGTGATGTACGCCGCCAGGCGCTGAATGCCTTTCTGTCTGCGCCGGAAGATACCTATTTGACCATCAACCTGTCGCCGGAATGGATCGATGCGCTTGATCCGCTGGAGCCGCTGCCCACGCTGGAGATGATGCGTGAGGCGGGTGTGGACCTGAGCCGGGTGGTGGTCGAGATTACCGAACATGGTGGCGGGATCGACCGTATTCACCACTTGGCTCGCCGGTATCGTGCTGAAGGGGTACGGGTGGCGCTGGATGACTTTGGCACCGGTTTCCAGCAGCTGGATCGGCTGTTGGCCTTTACACCGGATCTGCTCAAAATTGACATGCGCATGTTCAAAAACAGTGCGTTCGGGCACCAGGAAAGTGCACTGCTGCACACTTTGGGTGACATGGCGTCGCGTTTGGGCAGCAAGCTGATTTTTGAAGGGGTTGAAACCGAGGAAGAGTTTTTCCTCGCGCTGCAGTGTAACGCCAGTTACGTGCAGGGCTTTATTTTTGATCCGGCACTGCCCGATTTTCTGGCACCGGATGCCTGCTATGATCGGGTACAGCAGTTGCTGCAGCGCTATCTGGAGCAGATGATCGAGCAGTCTGCGCGGCGGCAGTGGCACTTGGAAGGCATGCAGAGCCAGTTGTTGGCGTTGCGTGATCTGTTGCTGGCGGGTGAGGGGGTTGAGGCTCTCAGGCATTACTGCCCGGATGCGGCGATTCTACGCTGCTTCATCTGTGACCGCCAGGGGCTACAAGTATCGCCCAACTATGAATACCGAGACGGCCAGTGGCACGAAGATGTGCGGGTGATTGGTCACAACTGGAGCTGGCGCCCCTGGTTCTATCAGTTGGTGGCGGCTGAGGATTATGAGCGGCGGATTCTGCGCTCGGCGCCCTATATGGACATCAGTGGCAACCAGCGCTGCTTTACCCTGACGGCTGGCACTGGACCAGCAGCGGGTGCTGCTGGTGGATGTGCTGGATCAGCTGGCCAGCGGTGATCCGATTTCGCCGCAGACTTCGTTCCACAGTGACTTGATGCCGGACTTGTCCTGATCACTGAGCTGATCAACACTGAAGGCATTGTCGAGGCTTTCCTGTAGGTTGTGCAGGAAGGCTTCGCCTGATTCTGGCATTTCGGCTGCAACCAGATTCAAGTGGCTGATCAGGTAGCTGCAATAAAACAGCTCGTCAGGCTTGTCCAGAGCGGATTGCTCGCGTGCCAGAAGGCAGTTCTCGGTTGCGCTGATCAATGCTTCGCTCATGGTGTCTCCAGGTTTTTCAGCAGCAGGGCGTAGGTTTTGCCATCGGATTCGGTCTGCTGCAGACGTACGATCAGATAGTCCAGCTCTGGCGCAAACCAGATCAGGGTTTCGCGGTCGGCATCTTCGCCCCGGTCTCGCATGACACGTACCGTATTGAAAGTGCCGTAGGGCGTCTTGACCTCTTCTTCACCGGTCACCGCAAAGGCGTAAGTCTTCAGCTTGCCGCCATCCGCCACTTGATAGGACATGCTCTGC
This DNA window, taken from Marinobacterium iners, encodes the following:
- a CDS encoding N-6 DNA methylase, which translates into the protein MANVSGIVKSARKIMRQDTGTGSDELRILQLGWMLFLKIFSDKDKELELMDDNYTSPIPAELHWDEWAGDDEGMTGDELLKFVDRKLFPTLSEIDLSSGNRRAVLVHEVFANNYNYMKSGIHLRQVINKLNEIDFNNSKDLHLFGQIYETFLSELQSAGTLGEFYTPRAVTQFMTEMVNPAHGETVLDPACGTGGFLTAVIEHLKASASTVAEREAIAHNVRGWEYKPLPYMLANTNLILHDIITPSIQFGDSLQRPLSEYTRKDRVDVIIANPPFGGVVSNNNENNFPQTYRTKESADLFLILMIHLLKDGGRAAIVLPDGSLTGDGVKQRIRQKLLEDCNLHTIVRLPNSVFQPYASVATNLLFFTKGEPTQNIWYYEHKLPEGYKAYSKTKPIQLAEFETLKSWWANREANEQAWQVNIDTIKANGYNLDIKNPHRAEEEKQHSSTELLDLLHQSFAKGDELLEQLRKELV
- a CDS encoding restriction endonuclease subunit S; its protein translation is MAVWKKVKVGDFLFEREGRYKPDAKEIQGLQRIDKIDFSGNFHVANKPSKTDMILIKSGDLVISGINVAKGALGVYHGDADVTATIHYSSYTFDESKVSVEFFKRFLKSPIFIQLLKEQVKGGIKTEIKPKHLLPLEIMLPDIDEQLSILSQFQRIENEDAELKHELTHQQVLLKKLRQQILQEAIEGKLTAGWRAQNPDVEPASELLKRIAAEKAQLVKEKKIKAQKPMTAITDDEKTFELPEGWEWCRLGDVAEIKVGATPDRNNPEYWGGTIHWVSSGEVANNYIGNTREKITHKALGESSARINPKGSVLVAMIGQGKTRGQTAILNIDAATNQNVCAIRPHDGIIPEIVWYFFLSRYPDSVT
- a CDS encoding IS1380 family transposase, with protein sequence MRTFKLEQSKTEIITPHGGLALVGHSVNRMTSLAKTSRAIVKRHGIANIDLIRTYLGLICLGKSDFEAVEHARHDPFFKAAMGIKQSPSSARLRQRFDEDACALIPLLDEASVEFLCNASVPVGTLATGHAPLDIDVFPMDNSNTKKEGVAYTYKGHDGYAPIAAYLGTEGWCLGCELRPGNQHANKEFIHTLDRVLPRVRQLTDAPLLVRLDSAHDAAENRAYFRTHGVDYLIKWNPRSQDGLAWVDKAHAAGALWCHTRPGKMETLVSESLDGTDDRLIVKVTVRHSDSTGQLFLEPEVSLEGWMTSLKPDAADHAKVIALYQDHATSEQFHSEFKTDLDLERLPSGKFDTNDLVMAFAVLGYNILRWMGQHALLGPDAPVRHPAKRRRLKTVMQELMYMACRLVSSGRRLYLRFGQHCPGFRAFGCIYESV
- a CDS encoding Kiwa anti-phage protein KwaB-like domain-containing protein; this encodes MDDEDTPIRRIPLTPALNTELAKLFAKQQAELLNDRQPIAFTGSYNVDEGEIFTIADYPLPPAIGQAIGNPLTCPVLNLTTETHRIKALFSGTWSAANKTVNFQVFDAGKLLKRGFTLIGSGDTYKKLEEPGLILQDKLTAHFHYGTLHFSSYHNTKRFLDLADYYREATDTDLDDFAATDLFAFEDQASFKEQADSIIRKKIALLQKNEVLKDLTVADIQTVANNFNAELPEEHHIGITVNDDGKLVIPEDKKQMKELIRFLDEDYVTAPLTKRKCLTNSKQYL
- a CDS encoding transcriptional regulator, with product MFTIIETPTFEVDARKIWTEDERNAFFAWLAANPEIGDPIPGSGGCRKVRWSVAGSGKRGGVRVIYFTRLANGEIWLLVIYKKAVKENIPAHILKSIREVLENE
- a CDS encoding helix-turn-helix domain-containing protein; the protein is MSDETLSAEELGNKLLQSVKEMKTGKAARISRVEPNEVAEARGKTGLTQIEFAEVLHISPRTLQEWEQGRRKPSGPAKALIEIAFRHPEIIREDLELRG
- a CDS encoding type II toxin-antitoxin system Phd/YefM family antitoxin — encoded protein: MYNIRDMLIISANASVNKFMDNLKSLVEQVISKHEPLKVTRRAGEAFVIVSAEDWGKEQETLHVLQNRDLMQQIAAPS
- a CDS encoding type II toxin-antitoxin system Phd/YefM family antitoxin — encoded protein: MRIVSFTEARNSLKAVLDSVVNDADTAIITRRDSEDAVVMSLDYYNSLMETVHLLRSPANADHLNRSIEQFKAGKVTCRDLIDE
- a CDS encoding Txe/YoeB family addiction module toxin: MSSRLLSWTDESWSDYLYWQTQDKKTLKRINKLISDVRRSPFEGIGKPEQLKENLAGFWSRRIDDTNRLVYAVDDKAITIISCRYHY
- the rimO gene encoding 30S ribosomal protein S12 methylthiotransferase RimO, whose protein sequence is MSAHTPKVGFVSLGCPKALVDSERILTQLRSDGYEVVPSYDQADLVVVNTCGFIDAAKAESLEAIGEALNENGKVIVTGCMGAQADEITNIHPQVLAVTGPQQYEQVVGSVHQYLPKPERKHEPFIDLVPPQGIKLTPRHYAYLKISEGCNHRCTFCIIPSLRGDLVSRPVGDVMDEAERLVNAGVQELLVVSQDTSAYGVDTKYRTGFWQGRPLKTRMKELCEAMGDLGAWVRLHYVYPYPHVDDVIPLMAEGKILPYLDIPFQHAHPDVLRAMKRPAASEKTLDRINAWRDICPDITLRSTFIVGFPGETDAQFEYLLDFLDEAQLDRVGCFTYSPVEGATANAIHPAVPEEVKEERLARFMEKQAAISARKLQQKIGRELEVLIDEVGLDGSIGRTQADAPEIDGQIYLLDDVGVKPGDRVRVRVTDADEHDLWGERIKS
- a CDS encoding EAL domain-containing protein, which translates into the protein MQYSLFPWFQPIVEIATGRVAGYEVLARRKDEQGRVVSAGAVFQDATLPAAERLQLDRDVRRQALNAFLSAPEDTYLTINLSPEWIDALDPLEPLPTLEMMREAGVDLSRVVVEITEHGGGIDRIHHLARRYRAEGVRVALDDFGTGFQQLDRLLAFTPDLLKIDMRMFKNSAFGHQESALLHTLGDMASRLGSKLIFEGVETEEEFFLALQCNASYVQGFIFDPALPDFLAPDACYDRVQQLLQRYLEQMIEQSARRQWHLEGMQSQLLALRDLLLAGEGVEALRHYCPDAAILRCFICDRQGLQVSPNYEYRDGQWHEDVRVIGHNWSWRPWFYQLVAAEDYERRILRSAPYMDISGNQRCFTLTAGTGPAAGAAGGCAGSAGQR
- a CDS encoding YfcL family protein, whose translation is MSEALISATENCLLAREQSALDKPDELFYCSYLISHLNLVAAEMPESGEAFLHNLQESLDNAFSVDQLSDQDKSGIKSLWNEVCGEIGSPLAS